Genomic DNA from Rana temporaria chromosome 1, aRanTem1.1, whole genome shotgun sequence:
tcaaactggcggccctccagctgttgcgaaactacaagtcccatcatgcctctgcctgtgggagtcatgcttgtaactggcaGCCTTGCaacgcctcatgggacttgtagtttcataacagctggagggccgccagtttgagagccCAGTGCTAGATGGTCCATTAAGCTGCTTTTTACCAGTCCACCTATTATCCCGGATAAGAGACCGATGGGGACAGCTCCACTCAATCACAGGAGGAGATTTTCCATGATTTGCTCATCTCTAGTAACAATCTACCAAAACATTGTTTTCAATATGTTGCCTACACAACCCAGGAAAGAGACTTTTATTTACATCCTCCTAAGGAACCATTAGTCTATTCACCTATTAGGGATTTCCAACTGCAAAAACAATCAGTACAAGGATATATGAAAACAATCCCATACAAGTTCCCCTTCCTCCCTCATAACTCACCATAGTTTTGTTTGCACTGCTTTAGGACTTCGCTAAATCCCTCACACAGGACCAGGTCATCATTATTGGCAGCACAGTTCAAGAATTCCTTCAGTTCATAATGGCAGGGGCCATAAGTAGACTGTGGCTGCTGGGCGTAGGTGGGGGGCTTTGGGGCCTCCTATGGGAAAAAACAACAAAGAACAGTCAGAGCCAATTAGAATTGTTGAGGGTAGacgaatacaaaataaaatcttGTTAACTGTTTTGGGTCACTGCGTTTATTTCACAACCGCAACTCTGCCCGCGATTTCAAATCGCACTGCACCTGTGGAAAAAATGCACCGTGCatgtttgggtgccattcatttttagTACGGTTTTGCTGCGATTGTTGCGCAATAAATTGTAAGGCAATGGCGGAAAACTGCATCACACAAAGCATTCCAAAAAGTTCTGCAAgcggcatctttggggcggtttgggagcgctgtatttagcgctcccaaaacgccatgcccattggaatgaatgggtagCGCTTCTGAATCGCCTGAGAAGCGACAcaatgtttttaaccccttctttggggttaaaagacgCTAGTGGGGCCCTTATCTGCGAAAGAAtgggcagccccagtgtgaaaggggtcttaaccaaTTTTGGACATGTGGCTgcatttgctttctttttttaggctatctttcctttattttcacctggcgatCCTGCCAATAAGTCTgtggtttttcaacagaacaagctgtcctgcagttGTAGCAGTTCGAAagctgagacaaaccatttaccaccgacaggagtgcttacaatgatcagcttttaattTATATGTGTAACACTTTTATCCCTAAAAGAACAAAacagttgctgtaactgcttaaaaaagtGTTAGTTGGAGtttagcttcaatttgttagtgcagggtttgacaaatatgGAATCTAGgacccagctaaaaaagttaggggccagaaaacgcaccccgtcccgccaagctagcgcgcagaagcgaacacatacgtgagtagcgtctacatatgtaaacggtattcaaaccacacatgtgaggtatcgccacgatcgttagagcgagagcaataattctagccctagacctcctctgtaactcaaaatatgcaacctgtggagattttaaagggtaaaagtttgttgccattccacgagcggacgcaattttgaaacgtgacatgttgggtatcaatttactcggcataacattatctttcacaatataaaaaaaaaattgggataactttactgttgtcttattttttcatttaaaaaagtgtttttttccccaaaaaagtgcgcttgtaagaccgctgcgcaaatacggcgtgacagaaagtattgcaatgatcgccattttattctctagggtgttaggataaaaaatatatataatgtttgggggttctaattagagggaaggagatggcagtgaaaatagtgaaaaatgacatattacaattgctgtttaattgtaatgccaatggccaccaccagatggcgccagctcacagaagaaagagcttgggacttcacaaggccgcggcctcaattaccggccgtcgcgggggAACACAAAGACACagaatcctgtgcctccgtgcgcccccacctccccttcCGCGCGTTCGCGGCGGGCCCATGGTTGCCGGTAATTGAGCCCGCGGCTTCAAGGCCTCAATTACCGACGGGTGCAGGCatcaggtcacaatttcttgtcgcaattgcaaaTCTAAATCTGCTATTAAATCTAATATTCCCCAATCCCCCAGGATGACAAAGCTACTCTTCAAAAGGTGGCCCCTGTGCTCATTCCTCCAGAGTGGGAGGGCACTAAAATATAGGAGGCGTGTTAccagccagatcaccaggtgaaaacagagaggaaaaagcctaaaaaaaaaaaaaaaagagaaaacaaatgcagccaccacatctaatgattggtaagctgcaatataaaaatgtatttttttgtctaaatattgctttaaaagggaataacacttaaaaaaaaaaactgaaagtgacATTTTCACAATACCTGCTGAATCTGCCATAATTAGAGCCGTGGACTGACAagcgttgatttaaaaaaaaaaaaaaaaaaaaaaaaaataatcggctGATCGGGGTGGAAAATGATTGGCtgaacagggggcgtgtcctaatAGATAAAATCCCTGTTGCTGGCAGTGCAGATTCCTCCTCCATTCATGCCGTTCAGTGTGGATAGAACAATCGATTGATTGTCCAAATCTAAATGTGTATGGCTACTTCTACCGCATGGGTGGTattcaatataataaaaaaacatgtctaATTCTAATACCGAGAACAACAAACATGATGTCTAACAAGTGTCAGAAAGAAAAGGCTCTTTATTGCCCAAAGCAAAATGACCAACAGTTCTGCAGCTGCTTGGAAAATGAGAGAAAATGTCTACCAGCCAACACTTTATATACTTTATGGAAAGCTCCATagtactacacacattgtacatatAAGTGAAGGTTAGCTCCGGGGAGGACATGACGTCCTTGGGGAGACATGTGACTGCCAAGGTAAGCATTCTACACAGATTACATAACACAATCCTCACGTGTCGTCCACAATGAGACGGCAGAATGGAGAAACTAGAAACACTTAAAGCTGAACCCCCCATAACTAAAAGTCCTTCCTGGTACTGGGGCTgccggttaaggagatatttgcagaaaacactgcaccggTGTCTACGATGCGTGTGCGCCATAGCACTGAGCGTGCTGGTTTTCTGAATGGGATAATGCCGGAAACCTGCGCATGTGCAGGGATCgcgcgcgcatgtgcgggagtgacgtcatcgccgctccggccagtcacagcgccagagcaaCGATACAAGGAAGGCGCTCCAAGGGGACATGGTGGCGGAGGGGGAACGAGGagcgcttcgatctcaggtaagtggcacataataagctagtatgctatgcatactagctcattatgcctttttcttgcagggtttttttttttcttacaggaaaaaaattttttttgggtttacttcctctttaagggaaCCCAGCATTAAAGCCTTGAGGCTTTATGGCCGGGTCCCTAGCGCAGCATGCGTGAAGCATGCTGCACTAATTGGCATGGCGGTGGAGGAGGGAGGCCAAACTTCCGAGGGACGGTGAAGCGGCACAATCCTCAGAAGAGAGGaaggggtacctgtcaaaaacagataACTGCcccctccctgaaaggtgccaaatgtggcaacggagggggggtgggggagatcgATAAACAGAAGTGCCACTTTTcagtggaacgccgctttaaccCATagagatgtactgtatatacttacctatctTCAGGCCACTCCGATGTGGTCATGTGATTCGGCTCCCCTGTCAGTCAGCGCAGTTTCAGGGGAGAAGAGGGCGCACCGACAATGGATAGGTCATTGAAACCTATGCAAGGAAAGGGATGGTCAGCActcaggatgacatccaaaatagtattccttttttaaatacatgtacagagctgtaaaacagcctacgcgtttcggatGTTAGTCCTTAGTCATGGCCATGACTTATTCTGGTACACTGGAGGTGGCAGCAGCCTCAAGGTCTGAGCACCGGGCAGAGCCTTTACGTGGGAAGGTTGCAGCACCTATACACTTGGTTTCCATTGAaacctatgggtgacatcaccactccagatgggtgacatcaccactccAGGCCTTAATAGCAGTTGTCagagtgctctctctctctctctcctctcccctgcagctgctctAGCCGACACAGGAAGATCATGTAACAGGACTAAAGCGGCCTGAAAATAAGTACATACAACTTTCCTACACAGGTTAGTAAGCATAGGAATTGGTTTTAAGAATATTTACGCTATATAGCACATATCATGGACACATTGATCTCTTTTTAAAAGACAGTATATAAGTATAACAAGCCTCCACTTGTTGAGGACTCCCAAGACCAGACTCAGATTTCAGGAGCAAACAGCCCCACGCGTTTCCTTACACATGGCCAGTAATCAGAAGTATCACACCTTACATACAATTAGGTATTACTGACCTGTACAGCGGGCTTTGCTGGCTCCGAGCTTCCTCCACTGAAAGCGCCAGTAAGGGCTCCACCAAGAACGTGGCCCACTGCGGAGCCCACAGCTACCCCGGCTGCTGTAGTAGCCATCTGAGCCATCAGCCCGGGCCCCTGAGACGGAGCTGGAGCTGCGGCCACAGCCGAGGGCGGTGGGTGCGCTGGAGCCGGTGCATGAGAAGCTGCTGGGCTGTtcagagaaataaataaaaatattactaTTAGACTTGTATTGGATTAAATCTGTAATTATAaactgggtatagaaaagaatcacccccccccccttaaaaataataacattttgttgctttgcagcctgaaatgaagacagacacagtctttgttttatccagctgtagtTACTAGTGcagcttataacatccaagtgaaagatataacaccaacatgtcagaataaaaaataaataatattaaaatcggaatcactgagttggaaaaaggatcaccccctttgtTGAAccgccttttgctttaattacagcctttagtctcttgggatatgtctctactaactttgcacatctagtggTGACGCTTTGTGGACTGCAGTGGTCATTTATGGGTTCCGATTTGAAAAACTGTCTCCTGAATTTTTTTATCTGGCTCCtaaattcaaagcaaatttgtcaagccctgtatttaatgcagggtttgacaaatttgcttggaatctaggagccagctaaaaaagttaggagccagaaaacgcaccccgtcctgacgagcttgcgcacagaagcgaacacatacgcgagcagcgcccacatatgtaaacggtgttcaaaccacacatgtgaggtatcgccgcgattggtagagcgagcgcaataattctagtcctagtcctcctctgtaactcaaaacatgcaacctgtagatttttttaaacgttgcctatgaagattttaaagggtaaaagtctgtcggcattccacgagcgaacACAATTtggaagagtgacatgttgggtatgaatttactcggcgttacattatctttcataatattaaaaaaaaaaatggggaaact
This window encodes:
- the CHCHD10 gene encoding coiled-coil-helix-coiled-coil-helix domain-containing protein 10, mitochondrial, giving the protein MPRGSRSVSSRQAASPAASHAPAPAHPPPSAVAAAPAPSQGPGLMAQMATTAAGVAVGSAVGHVLGGALTGAFSGGSSEPAKPAVQEAPKPPTYAQQPQSTYGPCHYELKEFLNCAANNDDLVLCEGFSEVLKQCKQNYGISSLI